The window ttgttttatttatttataagtggcTCATGTGATGATTTAAATTGGTTTAATTAAGTCAATATTTATGTTAAACATGTTCGCTTAGCTGCGCACATAATCTCATTGCGTTTCTTTTTTATAGATCACAACTTTTGTGTGGGAAGTGACACATACATTTCCACCCATTTTGTGCGTATGAAAAATATGCGATATGTAATATTGTTATTGAGTATTACAATTTCTTACATTTACAAAAATTCTATAtttattagctatgtttttaaataatttatttatgtaaaattcattcatttattttcttttcggcttagggcgtactcatgctatgtacagttgccttgaaccgggatgaagcatgcttgtcccccctctcgTCTCcaccgacggcccgcactcacattacattcgggcctgggcacgcttacgtcatcgatgatgcgctgttcagtagagaagcgctTTTGCTCAGTCGTTTGCTGTAGTCGTTTGATAtccagtgacacgcagtcaaatattttaccaaacagatcagccacttttgacgctcatctcaatcataaagtcctcgtgctgcaggaattaggaggtttgctaaaggtgcagctgtagTGAGTTGAGGGGTTTGCgtttttaataaactacggcaatTTGCTTCACTGAACAGtacgaatgattaataaatccatatcaaacagtcccttaaaagtcacgtgtTGTCTTCAGTttcccaagtgaactgcgctctggcacacctcttccgaCCGGCCCAGACCCGGCCAAGTGAATCCTGCATGAGTATGATTCAGAGCACTCCCACTTCTCAAACCATCCGGggaacgggcctgggcacggtttggatagcatagtgtgagtaggcccttagtccctttatttaccaggggttgccacagcagaatgaactgccaacttatccagcttttgttttatgcagcaaatgcccttccagctgcaacccaccactgggaaacatccatacacactcatacagtacggacatTTGAGCTTttcaaattcacctatagtacatgtctttgaactgtggatgAAACTGGGGCaaccggaggaaacacacgcaatcactaggagaacatgcaaactccacacagaaatgccaactgatccaaccAAGGCTCAAcctagcgatcttcttgctgtgaggcgacagtgcaaccCACTGCGCTGCCCATTTATgtaatgataatattaaaataaacaggttatatatattttcagatttACTTAACTAGaactgtcaaggtgcaaacattcaGTCTTCAAAACAATAATAACGAGCAGATATTCTGAttttgattggctgttgtcagTTTCCTCTCTCGTCTCGACTCCGCctattagtgtgttttttttcagctCTGGGTTAGCCTTCGTGCCAGTTCAGCTAAAAGCAGAACAGCAACTGCTTGAGGGAGTGCGGATACAGATGATACATCCAATCTGATTGGtcaatttagataaacaaccgcAGCATAAAATAAACACATCTGCGATCCATATGTTGCATACACTATTATCGCATTAAcgatatatatattgtgatttattgtgcagcccaagTGACAGCATATTATAGCAAAATGTCATTTACTTCAAGAACACCATGCTAGAACCACATTTTGTCCTCTTTGTCAGGACTGATTTGACCTGGTTGAGGTTGGAAAGACCTGCCATGTGCATTGATTGCTCTTTCTGAAGTTTATTTTACAGATAGAGTCTgcattatgtttgtttttaattagttCTCTAACAACGTCTTATAATTGCATGACAAATTAACCTTATAGATGTAAAACACACTGATTACAAGGAATAATATCATGCATGAAAAATCAATACTTTTCTTCGTCCCTAAAATGCAGTCTTTCCTATCAGTCCATTGATTGATCTGTCTGTCTACGTGTTTGTATTTAGTAAATAgaaagcatttttaattaaaaaggcaTCACTCAAAAAAAGATAATGATGTACCACTACCAAGTCTCCAGAAAAAAACTCTAATAAAATCTGTGACTCGATTTCTACAAAAGGGTAAATAAAGGTGaaataattgtacatttattgttttattcagtttgtaaaGGTTCAGTAAATTGTGATATATTTAATCCAATTTGTgtgctatttcttttttttttacatgcagtgCTTGGATCACAAATTCCCTGAAATATTGTATTATTCATCTGACAGGATTGAGCTAATAATGCCAATTTTCACAATCCAACATATTCCTACTTTTAAtgaattttgcatgaatttatcAATGCATATTGCAgaattatacatttaaacattgtaaaaaaaataggcATTGTAAAAAAATAGGCAACCATGTATCATTTTTTATGGTCTATCATTGGTGTATCATTTTTTATGgtcaggagaagcactttagcagcatctagaacagcagcctgtaagtacatttaagatttgtttcagttgttgtgtatggtttgaggacttgtttccagctgtttgtgtaaagttgtaggacatttaaacttgctttcagttgtgtataatactagaagttgtttagccactgtttccttggttactataagagcttgtgtagcgaacgcagacgcggttcgcgtcgtccgcctcagtttcggcccttgttttgactcgggaggcgtgtccaaacgccaggtaaccactatatagtgagcacggtagcattagtcggcaggagaagcactttagcagcatctagaacagcagcctgtaagtacatttaagatttgtttcagttgttgtgtatggtttgaggacttgtttccagctgtttgtgtaaagttgtaggacatttaaacttgctttcagttgtgtataatactagaagttgtttagccactgtttccttggttactataagagcttgtgtagcgaacgcagacgcggttcgcgtcgtccgcctcagtttcggcccttgttttgactcgggaggcgtgtccaaacgccaggtaaccactatatagtgagcacggtagcattagtcggcaggagaagcactttagcagcatctagaacagcagcctgtaagtacatttaagatttgtttcagttgttgtgtatggtttgaggacttgtttccagctgtttgtgtaaagttgtaggacatttaaacttgctttcagttgtgtataatactagaagttgtttagccactgtttccttggttactataagagcttgtgtagcgaacgcagacgcggttcgcgtcgtccgcctcagtttcggcccttgttttgactcgggaggcgtgtccaaacgccaggtaaccactatatagtgagcacggtagcattagtcggcaggagaagcactttagcagcatctagaacagcagcctgtaagtacatttaagatttgtttcagttgttgtgtatggtttgaggacttgtttccagctgtttgtgtaaagttgtaggacatttaaacttgctttcagttgtgtataatactagaagttgtttagccactgtttccttggttactataagagcttgtgtagcgaacgcagacgcggttcgcgtcgtccgcctcagtttcggcccttgttttgactcgggaggcgtgtccaaacgccaggtaaccactatatagtgagcacggtagcattagtcggcaggagaagcactttagcagcatctagaacagcagcctgtaagtacatttaagatttgtttcagttgttgtgtatggtttgaggacttgtttccagctgtttgtgtaaagttgtaggacatttaaacttgctttcagttgtgtataatactagaagttgtttagccactgtttccttggttactataagagcttgtgtagcgaacgcagacgcggttcgcgtcgtccgcctcagtttcggcccttgttttgactctcgaggcgtgtccagctgaattcaatcagctagtgctttggggttatataaacaactagttcaccgcggcagcggtcgcggcagcctcgtgtgaagaccgcctcgtgtgaagaccgacgagggtaaagaccatcgactctacctgcgcgactccaccgagcaaagacaccgacaaagcacttgagtactttactgtattgttttactttacacttattttttgttgtcagtgcacttttattatgtgttttctaattcctgttgttactaacactcgcaaaacacgggaggtgcgctgcaggcgtaatcctcacaaccttcgttcaatacatgtatctactatttcacaactctctctctccgtgggcctctggaattgtcaatcagctgttaacaaggctgattttattacctccatagctacatattctgactataatctcatggctctaactgagacctggttgaggccggaggacactgctacacatgctactctttctgctaatttctctttttcccacactcctcgtcagacagggagagggggtgggactggactactaatttccaaagaatggaaatttactctgataccgtccctgccaacaatcagctcctttgaattccatgcagtcaccattatccaccccttctacataaatgtggttgtcatctaccgcccaccaggtaaattaggtcacttcctagatgaactggatgttcttctctcatctttttctaattttgccactcccttattggtgctaggtgacttcaacatttacgttgacaaaccgcaagctgcagactttcagactctgcttgcctcttttgacctaaaaagagcacctacttctgctacccacaaatcaggtaatcagctagaccttatttacacacgacactgcttcactgatcaaacaatagtaactccactacaaatatctgatcatttccttctgtctctcaacatccacattactcctgagccgccacacactccaacactggttacctttcgcagaaacctacgatctctctcacccaatagactatccaccattgtttcagactctcttcctccatctcgcaaactcactgcacttgattcgaacagtgccactaatacactctgctccacactagcatcatgtctagaccgattatgtcctcttgcatccaggccagcccgtgccagtcctcctgcaccctggctctcggatgctctccgtgagcatcgctcaaaacttcgggctgcagagagaatttggcggaaaactaaaaatcctgcacatctcttaacataccaaactcttctgtcctctttctcagctgaggttacttctgcaaagcagacgtattaccgtctaaaaatcaacaatgccactaatcctcgcctactttttaaaacattttcctccctcctctatcctcctcctccacccgcatcctccacacttactactgatgactttgctacattcttctgcaccaaaactgcaaaaatcagtgctcaatttgctgcacctacaacaaacacgcaagatacaacaccaacaccacacacactcacctctttttctcagctctctgagtctgaggtgtccaaacttgtgctatctagccatgcaaccacttgtccactcgatcccattccctctcatctcttgcaagccatctctcctgcagtcataccaacactgactcacataattaacacatctcttgactctggtttattccccactacatttaagcaggctagggtaaccccactgctaaagaaacccaacctggaccatacgctacttgaaaactacagaccagtatccctgcttccattcatggccaagattctggagaaagtagtgttcaatcaagtcctggactttcttactcaaaacaatctcatggacaacaagcaatccggctttaagaaaggccactcaactgagactgccctgctctcggtcgtggaggatctcagactggctaaagcagactctaaatcatcagtcctcattttgctggacttgtcagctgcttttgacactgtcaaccaccagatcctgctatctacgcttgagtcactgggcgttgcgggcactgttatacaatggtttagatcttacctctctgacaggtcattcagggtgtcttggaggggagaggtgtccaacctacagcatctaaacactggggtacctcaaggctctgttcttgggccacttctcttctccatctacacatcatctctaggaccagtcatccagagacatggattctcctaccattgctatgctgatgacacccagctatacctctcttttcatcctgatgatccctcggttccagctcgtatctcagcctgcctgttggatatttcacactggatgaaagatcatcatcttcagctgaacctcgcaaaaacggaaatgcttgtagtttctgccaacccgactctacaccataacttttcaatccagatggatggggcaaccattactacatccaaaatggtgaaaagccttggagtaacgattgatgaccaactaaacttctctgaccacatttctagaactgctcgatcgtgcagatttgcactctataacatcagaaagatccgacccttcttatctgaacatgcagctcaactccttgttcaagctcttgttctctccaaactggattactgcaactctctactagctgggcttccagctaactctatcaagcctcttcaactgctccagaatgcagcagcacgagttgtcttcaatgaacctaaacgagcacatgtcactccgctgctagtccgtttgcactggctgccagttgctgctcgcatcaaattcaaaactctgatgtttgcctacaaagtgacttctggcctagcaccttcttatctgcactcacttctgcagatctatgtgccctccagaaacttgcgttctgtgaatgaacgtcgcctcgtggttccatcccaaagagggaaaaaatcactttcgcgaacgctcacgctcaatctgcccagttggtggaatgaactccctaactgcatcagaacagcagagtcactcgctattttcaagaaacgactaaaaactcaactatttagtctccacttcacttcctaagctgcaattgcctctttgaatatcacactaattgtacaaaaaaaaaaaaaaaaaaaaaaaaaaaactactaacacttcccttcttagactttacagacctgaaacttgcctttagtacttattcattgttgctcttagttgtgtaaattgcttccttgtcctcatttgtaagtcgctttggataaaagcgtctgctaaatgactaaatgtaaaatgtaaatgtaaatggtctacaatcttgtttttgtttagaaatgcaaaatgtaaaaaaaattaataaaaaaaacatgtaaaaaattacaaactgccaTAAGAATGTGTTTATTTTCTGAAATCAATCAAGATTTGCATAAATTTCGACATATGAAGTTGGTTGGGGGAAAGTatgtttaatttcagtttaatagttttttaatgACTGCTGAttgttctttcattttcttttcctttttttaatgtctaatcgtTAAAATGTAAGTTTTACGTTCATATTAAAGTGTATTTACAAGTGAATGTCTGCTAAAATTTctaataatcaaaatatttaaacctaataaatgtatatatgaaaACAAAATTCAACATGACCATATCTGTGATGAACGTTTGAAACTATATCACAAGTAAGTACTGCATGTTGATAAAAATAAACACCAACAGTGCTCACACAGTGATCATGTCctgttaaaatataaatttattatcaaatgttattatttttatattgtttatacaaTGATGATCATGTTATTTATTGTTCCATTGTTTAGTTTCTGTCCCTGAATACTTTTAGACTCTACAGAAAACCAAAAAGCACTGTCTGTTTAacttttatctctgctctgttgtaTTTTTATAAGCTTGTAATTTATAATAATCTATGCAAATTCAATTATCATCCCAAATCTATCTAAAACaataaaatctttccaaatagagctagaGATAAAATtaatatctttatttaaaaataatttacataattttacattgattatGATGATTTTTTAGAGTGCGTCTGCATTAAATAAACCTATCAAAAGTATTGATATTGAAAAcaacaacagttttttttctggGAGTCTAGCAGTATTCAGCTACACAAATTGAGTTATCAAATGTAAACAGTGTAgttttcattgtgtgtgtttgtgtgtatatacttAAGTACAATCAAtctattttaaagttaaaaaacattataatttctTATGGATGAATGATTTAATCGTTTATACAATCACATGcctttaaaacacaaacacagtcagCGGTGGTTTCTGGTCTACTATAATCCATGCGAGTATTGCGACACCAATGTTGagacgatatattgtgcagccctacagtacataatatgttactagatattttcaagatactagttcttggcttaaagtgacttttaaaggcttaactaggttaattaggttaaagttagggtaattaggcaaattgtggtataacagtggtttgttctgtagacaatcgaaaacaaatattaattaagGAGTCTAACAAATATGGACcttgaaatggtttttaaaaaaatagcttttattctagatgaaatatgacttcaactatatatagcatagaaaatactgcaatgtgagatttttccagtatcgtgcagccctacagtAATGTAAATGAACTTCAACGCCTCAGACATGACGGCTGGACCTGCAAAATCACGAGCTCATCTCTGGCCTTGGACATAAGGTCAGTGACCTGGCGTCTGTCAAAATCTCTGACCTCAATGAATGCGCATGTTTACATCCAGGACCAGGACAAAATGTGAGCGCCGGTCAGTCACGTTCAGCTGATGTCATGTGTTTGTCTTTAGAAAATGCTGGAATATTCTTGTTTACTCGTGATAATTGATTTTACAGTGACGTCCGCTGAAAAACAGACATTTATTTCATCACATGGTCACACCTCCTATAGATTTTGCCAAATTATTACAACACAAATCATCAAAAATCTGACTTTTAATCTGGGATCTGTACAAACAtgtcatattcattcattaattattctACTGGTGATTTTCCACTTTCTCTGTGACCTCTAACCTCTCGTTCCCTGACCATAAGGGATTCCACAGACTCCTTACAAGCCATCTGGCCAGCCAAAATTCAATATATTGCAATACATATAATGTATTCAGATATATACCAATATGACGTGTTTATTCAAGGTGATCTAAAACCAAAGTTCGCCCTCCTAAACTCAACAAGGATGCAAATCTTATTTGGGAAGGCAGCAGAAGGATAAAACATATGTTACAAGTCCTGTTTAAATAAGGAGTGGGCACATATGGAAAGAAAATACAAGCAAATGATGCAAAGAATAGATTTATAGATCTCATTATCCTTTGCTAAAAGTTAATTATACGTTTTATTGTCAGACAATTAttcttttaatgttttgtttagcCATAAAACAGGAGAAAATACATTATTGAACAATTACTGACAAATTAGCCAATGTTGataatattttgcattttaaatattataataaaagttcaaaaaaaagtttttaaaaatgtttctaacGAAACCTGACATTCAATTAATGCATTTCAGCATTTTTTAGAtaatttcaatttattattttttgtaatatctaTATTAAATGAATTTTAATCGGAAATTAAAAGCATTCCCATcataaaaaaggtgcacaactggttgtattttaatgtatttctgAATAATACATTATATCACTGAATAAAACATTACAGTCAGCGTATCACGACAAAAAAAACGTGACgtcactgatttatttacaacgtAACAGACCTACTTTACATAGGTATAACCTATGAGAAAAAAACCTATGAGACCATCAAAAAAGGAATCAAACATGCTGCATTTGCGTCCACAATAACTGTATACATTCACAATAAGTCAATTTCCACATCATTTACATTTAACTGCGGTGTTTTTCTTCAGTCACTTTGCGTTTTCTAATTCCCTAGCCTCAAAATATACTCTTTAAAAGTAATAGCTCACAcgttacacacaaacacacgttacTCACCGGTCAGTGATCAGAAAGCCCTGTCGAGTGTGACGAAAAAGGATGTTTCTGGGTTAAATTTCCAGTGTTTTGGATGTTTAATGTTCCTGCAGTTGTTCTCCTCGTGTGGTTTGTCCACAATTGAGACAAAGCACGTCTCTCACAGCTTTGAGAAATGAAGTGAATTGAAGAAGGTTGTATGGATGAGTAGTGGGGGTTGTTTATGTCCCGCCCTATGAGGGTTTCGACCAATAGGAGTTGAGGAGACGCTCTAGTGGTCACTCCCACTCCTAGAGAAGGACTGTGTTGATAACCTGTTCATCGGTAGGCTACATTATAAACAAAAATTCGTAACACTAAAACATACAAGATATAAgtacaattttaataatattaacactaCATGggtatttataatacatttatatatttaatataattttacaaaTTCTGCTTAATTTTTTTGTCAGTAAATTTACatgtaacatttatatattaacatttagAAGATTTTTAACATTGAAGCACATAGcaacacaatataataataatacaacaataataataataatgattaaaatgttttattaaaattaattaattttaagaaaGGGGAGGGATCGTTTAGATATACAATACCTGTACCTGTCTAAGAACAAAATACTGTCTATATTTTTTCTGTTTCAATGTAAAGGACAACAAATTAGatgaattaacaacaaaaatgtaaaatatacatttaatataaatatactattatattaatataatatatacatttaaataaaggaaaaactaatgaaattaaaaataaacattaaaattagaTTAATTTATTGCACAAAATTAGCTAAAATAACATatgaataaattttaataaaatatatatttttaattaaacattaaattacagttaaatttatgtaaaaaaataatgattaagtCATGatacataaacaagaaaaaaatatgtatttattagattaaaataaacaaatgtaaaaaataaaaaataatgaaaaataacatataacataaataaaaatatttactttaaattaaacattaaattacaattaaatttaaataaaaatacatgattaaattgaattaattataaataaataataaataaatatttatgtattagtttaaaataaataaatgtaaaaaataataagaattaaaaacaatataataaaaatgaaatataattttttaaataaaacgtttAATACAcgtacaattaaatttaagtaaaaatatatggttattaaattaaagtgaagatacataataaaaacatttatttattagattcaaataaatacatttaaacaaaataataataataataaaaaatgacatttgataaaataaagataaataaaacatttttaactttaaattataattaaaataaagtaaaaaaaagtaaatgattgaattaaagtcatgataaataaataataaaataaataagttattagattcaaatcaataaatgtaaaaataatctataataataattaaaaataacctaatatgtatacatataaataaaatatttatatttcaattaaactttaaattacgattaaaataaagcaaaaatattattaaatttaattaatgacatataaatatttattaaatttaaaaaatatttaaattaaaataaataaatttaaaaaataaaaagtaataattaaaaaacatataatataaataaatataaagaaaatatatttttattaagtataaaattacaattaaatttcagtaaaaaattaatcattaaattggattaatgataaatagataataaaaaagatttatttattagatttaaattaataaatgtaaacaaatgataacatataaaaataacatataatataaataaatataattaaaatatattttcaattaaactttaaaattacaattaaaataaagtttaaaaaaatattaaagtcatgataaataaataacaaaaatatatatattagattcaaataaataaatgtaaaaataaatgaataaatcaattctTTAAGCTAAGTTCAAATAAGTCTTCATGGATCTTTTTCTCCTCTGAGATCTGCATTCTGCCAGCACGTCCCCATAAAGGTAGAG is drawn from Danio rerio strain Tuebingen ecotype United States chromosome 6, GRCz12tu, whole genome shotgun sequence and contains these coding sequences:
- the LOC141386373 gene encoding uncharacterized protein, which translates into the protein MCFLIPVVTNTRKTREVRCRRNPHNLRSIHVSTISQLSLSVGLWNCQSAVNKADFITSIATYSDYNLMALTETWLRPEDTATHATLSANFSFSHTPRQTGRGGGTGLLISKEWKFTLIPSLPTISSFEFHAVTIIHPFYINVVVIYRPPGDFNIYVDKPQAADFQTLLASFDLKRAPTSATHKSGNQLDLIYTRHCFTDQTIVTPLQISDHFLLSLNIHITPEPPHTPTLVTFRRNLRSLSPNRLSTIVSDSLPPSRKLTALDSNSATNTLCSTLASCLDRLCPLASRPARASPPAPWLSDALREHRSKLRAAERIWRKTKNPAHLLTYQTLLSSFSAEVTSAKQTYYRLKINNATNPRLLFKTFSSLLYPPPPPASSTLTTDDFATFFCTKTAKISAQFAAPTTNTQDTTPTPHTLTSFSQLSESEVSKLVLSSHATTCPLDPIPSHLLQAISPAVIPTLTHIINTSLDSGLFPTTFKQARVTPLLKKPNLDHTLLENYRPVSLLPFMAKILEKVVFNQVLDFLTQNNLMDNKQSGFKKGHSTETALLSVVEDLRLAKADSKSSVLILLDLSAAFDTVNHQILLSTLESLGVAGTVIQWFRSYLSDRSFRVSWRGEVSNLQHLNTGVPQGSVLGPLLFSIYTSSLGPVIQRHGFSYHCYADDTQLYLSFHPDDPSVPARISACLLDISHWMKDHHLQLNLAKTEMLVVSANPTLHHNFSIQMDGATITTSKMVKSLGVTIDDQLNFSDHISRTARSCRFALYNIRKIRPFLSEHAAQLLVQALVLSKLDYCNSLLAGLPANSIKPLQLLQNAAARVVFNEPKRAHVTPLLVRLHWLPVAARIKFKTLMFAYKVTSGLAPSYLHSLLQIYVPSRNLRSVNERRLVVPSQRGKKSLSRTLTLNLPSWWNELPNCIRTAESLAIFKKRLKTQLFSLHFTS